In Flavobacterium sp. 83, the genomic window GAAACCGCGTGGCGATGTACAGGAAGATGATTTGAAACTTGGAAAAAAACCGAATCGCGATACTTGGGGCGAAGAAGATAAGAGTAAAGAAGGATTGCTTCATACGGAGTTTCATACTGATATATTAAAGGAAAATGTACCAACACTTCAAGGCAATTACTACGATTTTTTTGATGGCGTTTACAATTCCATTTCAAATGATGCACTAGAGCCGGTAACCGCCCAGGATGGAGTTCATGTAATACAAATCATTGAAGCGGCAATACAAAGTAGTGCAGAAAAGCGAGTGATTGATTTGTAGATTTTTTTCAAAAGTTCCGCAATTAACCGCGAATTCGCTATTTTTTACTTTATAAAATTTGCGAATTCGCGGTAATTATTTTTAATGCATAATTGGTAGTTTTTATAAACAATAACGATATATTTTTTTCGGGATGTGTTGTTAAGAGGTAATGAATGAATGCTTTTTGTATTTTTGTTCTCATAAAACTCTAAAATCAAATCCTTTTGATAGATTTAAACTTTTTAGGCAGGTTCAAAACCAAAGCAAAATTCAAAAAAACGTATAAAGATGCCAAGATTTCTTATCTAAATAGAATTCGATGGGCGGTATCTATGTTTTATTTTGGAATGGGTTTGTGTTTTGCCACTTGGGCAAGTAGAATCCCGGATATCAAAACGGCATTGCATTTAAGTTCAGGAGAATTAGGGTCAATATTATTTGCAGTACCATTAGGACAATTGGTAGTGATGCCTTTCTCCGGAAAATTAGTCACCCGTTTTGGGAGCCACCGCATCCTTTTCATCTCAGCAATATTATATGTTTTTAGTTTGACAAATCTAGGTTTGGCTTCAACTTCATGGCAACTATCATTAGGGTTGTTTGTTTTTGGAATATTTGGAAACTTAACTAATATAGCTGTAAATACACAAGGTGTTTATACCGAAGAGCTTTTCAAGAAAACCATCATGTCCTCTTTTCACGGGATGTGGAGTTTTGCAGGATTTACCGGTGCATTAGTTGGTTTAGGAATGTTAGCGCTAGAACTTACGCCATACGAACATTTTTTAATAGTGGCTGGAGTTGTGCTATTGATGATTGCTTTTAATTATAAATTCCTGGTAAAAGCCAAAGAAACCATCAAAACCGAAAAGAAAAAATTATTTACAAAACCAGATAGTGCCTTAATTTGGCTTGGTATAATTGGTTTTTGCTGCATGGCGAGCGAAGGAGTCATGTTTGACTGGAGCGGTGTTTATTTCAAAGATGTAATCAAAGCACCTGGACCATTAGTGATTTTAGGTTATACTTCGTTTATGATTATGATGGCTGGAGGGCGCTTTTTTGGTGATGGCCTGATACATAAATTTGGAAGAAAACCAGTCATGCAAATCAGCGGAATAATGATTTCAGCGGGATTATTTACCTCTGTATTTTTCCCATTTATAATTCCGTCAACTATTGCATTTATGTTCGTAGGAGTTGGTGTTTCCACTATTGTCCCTACTTTATATAGTATTGCAGGAAAAAACCCAACAGTTCCTCCCGGTGAAGCTTTAACAATAGTTTCAAGCGTAAGTTTCCTTGGATTTTTAATGGGGCCACCCGTTATAGGATATATTGCTGAATTATCCAGCTTGCGATTCTCATTCGCTTTTATAGGTATTTTTGGTTTTCTGATTGCATTCATGGTTTCCAGAATCAAGGCAATTCAGTAGTTTTTTAGGAGCACAACTACTCTTTTTTTATAAACGTTCACACCCGCTGTACACAGTATCTTTTGTCTCGAAAAAAACGAGAAAAAAGGATACTTGCTGCCATCGGGGCTATTAAATACGTTTTTTAATTCATAGGACATTTATAAGTATAATAACTGATAAAATAGTTTTTCAAAAATTATAAGATTTTATTTATAAAAAATAATAGACTTATAGTTTTTTTCTTATATTTACAATTAGAAATTCTAAACACCACGCCTTTCAGCAGAATTTCATTCGGTATCAAATTATAATTTCCAAAAACATTTTCCATTATTTTATTCTTTATCCTCTTTCAGGATAAAGAGTCTTTATTCATTGGCGTATTCTCATTCGCTTACAAAAGATATAATGTGCTTATGAAAAAAATTACCCTAATTCTCTTCTTTTTTATTGGAATCCCTTTTGCTTTTGGACAACAAGAAACAGGTATTTCTGGAAAAGTTATCGATTCCAAAACCCAGCAACCACTAGCATCCGTTGTAGTTACCATTCAAAATACAAATTTAATGCAGCTGACAACAGCTGACGGAAAGTTTAAATTTGATACTGTTTTATCAGGTGAACAATATATTTTATTTCACAGTCAGGGGTATAAAGACGCCTTATTTCCGATTGAGATTACAGCGGGAGAAATAATCGATTTGGACCTGATACTATTAGAAGAAGACCAAACTTCAGAACAACAAACCGGTTTAATAGCACTTTCTGAAAGTGATTTGAGTGATGATAAC contains:
- a CDS encoding MFS transporter, which codes for MIDLNFLGRFKTKAKFKKTYKDAKISYLNRIRWAVSMFYFGMGLCFATWASRIPDIKTALHLSSGELGSILFAVPLGQLVVMPFSGKLVTRFGSHRILFISAILYVFSLTNLGLASTSWQLSLGLFVFGIFGNLTNIAVNTQGVYTEELFKKTIMSSFHGMWSFAGFTGALVGLGMLALELTPYEHFLIVAGVVLLMIAFNYKFLVKAKETIKTEKKKLFTKPDSALIWLGIIGFCCMASEGVMFDWSGVYFKDVIKAPGPLVILGYTSFMIMMAGGRFFGDGLIHKFGRKPVMQISGIMISAGLFTSVFFPFIIPSTIAFMFVGVGVSTIVPTLYSIAGKNPTVPPGEALTIVSSVSFLGFLMGPPVIGYIAELSSLRFSFAFIGIFGFLIAFMVSRIKAIQ